From Streptomyces sp. GSL17-111, one genomic window encodes:
- a CDS encoding glycoside hydrolase family 6 protein, with translation MNRTRTALLAAMAMVAGATGTALAVAPSGPGTAAVPCTVDYEVQNEWDTGFTASVTLTNNAAPVTSWAVGWTYAGNQTITNGWNARLSQSGAEVSATNESYNGQLGTGGSVSFGFQAGYSGSNAIPDTFTLNGTTCNVDSGGPTDPPDPTDPPPGDRVDNPYSGAKVYVNPEWSANAAAEPGGDRIADQPTGVWLDRIAAIDGVNGGMGLRDHLDAALEQKGSDELVVQLVIYNLPGRDCAALASNGELGPTEIDRYKTEYIDPIAAILGEEKYADLRIVTTVEIDSLPNLVTNTGSRPTATPECDVMKANGNYVKGVGYALNQLGDVPHVYNYVDAGHHGWIGWDDNFGATADVFKEAATAEGATVDDVHGFITNTANYSALREENFSVDDQVAGTSVRQSQWVDWNRYVDELSFAQAFRQELVSVGFDANIGMLIDTSRNGWGGADRPTGPGATTSVDAYVDGGRYDRRIHIGNWCNQQGAGLGERPQAAPEPGIDAYVWMKPPGESDGSSREIPNDEGKGFDRMCDPTYTGNPRNGGNLSGALPDAPVSGHWFSAQFQELMGNAYPPLP, from the coding sequence ATGAACCGCACCAGAACCGCGCTCCTCGCCGCCATGGCGATGGTCGCCGGCGCCACCGGGACGGCGCTCGCCGTCGCCCCATCAGGCCCCGGAACGGCCGCAGTCCCCTGCACCGTCGACTACGAGGTGCAGAACGAGTGGGACACCGGCTTCACCGCCTCGGTGACCCTGACCAACAACGCCGCACCCGTGACGTCCTGGGCGGTCGGGTGGACCTACGCCGGGAACCAGACGATCACGAACGGCTGGAACGCCCGGCTCAGCCAGTCCGGTGCCGAGGTCAGCGCCACCAACGAGTCCTACAACGGCCAACTGGGCACCGGCGGGTCGGTGAGCTTCGGCTTCCAGGCCGGGTACAGCGGCAGCAACGCGATCCCCGACACGTTCACCCTGAACGGGACGACGTGCAACGTCGACTCCGGCGGGCCCACCGACCCGCCGGACCCGACCGACCCGCCCCCGGGCGACCGGGTCGACAACCCGTACAGCGGCGCCAAGGTGTACGTGAACCCCGAGTGGTCCGCCAACGCCGCCGCCGAGCCGGGCGGCGACCGCATCGCCGACCAGCCCACCGGCGTCTGGCTCGACCGCATCGCCGCCATCGACGGCGTGAACGGCGGCATGGGCCTGCGCGACCACCTCGACGCGGCACTGGAGCAGAAGGGCTCGGACGAACTCGTCGTCCAGCTCGTCATCTACAACCTGCCCGGCCGCGACTGCGCCGCACTCGCCTCCAACGGCGAGCTCGGGCCGACCGAGATAGACCGCTACAAGACCGAGTACATCGACCCGATCGCCGCGATACTCGGCGAGGAGAAGTACGCCGACCTGCGCATCGTCACGACGGTGGAGATCGACTCCCTCCCCAACCTCGTCACGAACACGGGCAGCCGGCCCACCGCGACGCCCGAGTGCGACGTGATGAAGGCCAACGGCAACTACGTGAAGGGCGTCGGCTACGCCCTCAACCAGCTCGGTGACGTCCCCCACGTCTACAACTACGTCGACGCGGGCCACCACGGCTGGATCGGCTGGGACGACAACTTCGGCGCCACGGCGGACGTCTTCAAGGAGGCCGCCACCGCCGAGGGCGCGACCGTGGACGACGTGCACGGCTTCATCACCAACACCGCCAACTACAGCGCCCTGCGCGAGGAGAACTTCTCCGTCGACGACCAGGTGGCCGGAACGTCGGTGCGCCAGTCGCAGTGGGTCGACTGGAACCGCTACGTCGACGAGCTCTCGTTCGCCCAGGCCTTCCGCCAGGAACTGGTCTCCGTCGGCTTCGACGCCAACATCGGCATGCTGATCGACACCTCCCGCAACGGCTGGGGCGGCGCCGACCGACCCACCGGCCCCGGCGCGACGACCAGCGTCGACGCCTACGTGGACGGTGGCCGCTACGACCGCCGCATCCACATCGGCAACTGGTGCAACCAGCAGGGAGCCGGACTCGGCGAACGGCCGCAGGCCGCACCGGAGCCCGGCATCGACGCCTACGTGTGGATGAAGCCGCCGGGGGAGTCCGACGGGTCCAGCCGGGAGATCCCGAACGACGAGGGCAAGGGCTTCGACCGCATGTGCGACCCCACGTACACCGGTAACCCCCGCAACGGCGGCAACCTCTCGGGCGCCCTTCCGGACGCTCCCGTCTCCGGGCACTGGTTCTCCGCCCAGTTCCAGGAGCTGATGGGCAACGCGTACCCGCCGCTGCCGTAA
- the panD gene encoding aspartate 1-decarboxylase yields MMRTMFKSKIHRATVTEADLHYVGSVTVDADLLDAADLLPGELVHIVDVTNGARLETYTIAGERGSGVIGINGAAAHLVHPGDLVILISYAQLDDAEARTYTPRVVHVDVDNRIVELGEDPSAPVPGGDTVRSPFAHV; encoded by the coding sequence ATGATGCGTACGATGTTCAAGTCGAAGATCCACCGTGCCACGGTCACCGAGGCCGACCTGCACTACGTCGGGTCCGTCACCGTGGACGCGGACCTGCTGGACGCCGCCGACCTGCTGCCCGGCGAGCTGGTCCACATCGTCGACGTCACCAACGGCGCCCGGCTGGAGACGTACACCATCGCGGGCGAGCGGGGCTCCGGCGTGATCGGGATCAACGGTGCGGCCGCACACCTCGTACACCCCGGTGACCTCGTCATCCTCATCAGCTACGCGCAGCTGGACGACGCCGAGGCCCGCACCTACACGCCCCGCGTCGTCCACGTGGACGTGGACAACCGGATCGTGGAGCTGGGGGAGGACCCCTCGGCTCCGGTGCCCGGCGGGGACACGGTGCGCAGCCCCTTCGCCCACGTCTGA
- a CDS encoding helix-turn-helix domain-containing protein — protein sequence MRDTRNGRATRTKDQGGERPGAWSAYGRLLQHLRKRAGLSQQEFGEAIGYSLELVASVEQGRRPAKAAFTAAAEHVLEARGVLDVLQDEVDRAKLPRFFRNFAVIEAEVVSRFSYDPLLVPGLLQTEAYARAVFAGHCPPLSEETIDQHTEARLSRQKLLTRDDPLAELSFIISEEALRDPVGGPDVMRGQWRQLLDIGALRNVEVQVMPGRSGVHPGRNGPFVVLETSEHQHLGYIESHEVGCVIRDPAEVSAFGMRYGKLRSQALNGRDSAQLIQQLIGET from the coding sequence GTGCGGGATACACGCAACGGTCGCGCGACGCGGACGAAGGACCAGGGAGGCGAGCGGCCGGGGGCCTGGTCGGCGTACGGGCGGCTGCTCCAGCATCTGCGGAAGCGGGCGGGCCTCAGCCAGCAGGAGTTCGGTGAGGCCATCGGGTACTCGCTGGAGTTGGTCGCCTCGGTCGAGCAGGGACGGCGTCCGGCGAAGGCCGCGTTCACGGCGGCGGCTGAGCACGTCCTGGAGGCGCGGGGCGTGCTGGACGTGCTCCAGGACGAGGTGGACCGGGCGAAGTTGCCCCGGTTCTTCCGCAACTTCGCGGTCATCGAGGCGGAGGTCGTGAGCCGCTTCTCCTACGACCCGCTGCTTGTGCCCGGACTGTTGCAGACCGAGGCCTACGCGCGCGCCGTCTTCGCCGGTCACTGCCCGCCGCTCAGCGAGGAGACCATCGACCAGCACACCGAGGCCCGCCTCAGCCGACAGAAGCTCCTCACCCGCGACGACCCGCTGGCGGAACTCTCGTTCATCATCAGCGAGGAGGCGCTGCGTGACCCGGTGGGTGGACCGGACGTCATGCGCGGGCAGTGGCGGCAGCTCTTGGACATCGGGGCCCTGCGCAACGTGGAGGTGCAGGTCATGCCTGGCCGTTCAGGAGTACACCCGGGCAGAAACGGCCCGTTCGTCGTGCTTGAGACCAGTGAGCATCAGCACCTCGGATACATCGAATCGCATGAAGTCGGCTGTGTGATCCGAGATCCGGCAGAGGTCAGCGCCTTCGGGATGCGGTATGGCAAGCTGCGGTCGCAGGCCCTCAACGGCAGGGATTCAGCGCAGCTCATCCAACAGCTGATCGGAGAGACATGA
- the pstS gene encoding phosphate ABC transporter substrate-binding protein PstS — MKRSTRSRILALSTAAVLSLSLAACGSSNESDDDNGGGGGSESSLSGTLSGAGASSQDAAQQAWMAGFQEANPDVTVNYDPIGSGGGREQFLAGGSDFGGTDAYLDDEEVAKATERCGELIEIPAYVSPIAVVFNVEGVEELNLKPGTIAQIFDQKITKWDDPAIAEDNPDVELPDTAISPVNRSDESGTTENFVEYLSATAGDDWPHEVSGDWPVAGGEAAQGTSGVVQAVTNGTGTIGYADASQAGDLGTVNVGVGGEFVGYSPEAAAKVVEVSDRVEGRGEYDFAYDLARDTTEAGTYPIVLVSYAMACSTYEDEQTAELVQAYLAYMVSEEGQAAAAEAAGSAPLSDTLREQAEKAIEAISAG, encoded by the coding sequence GTGAAGCGCAGCACCCGTAGCCGCATCCTCGCTCTGTCGACCGCAGCCGTCCTGTCTCTGAGCCTCGCGGCCTGCGGCTCCTCGAACGAGTCCGACGACGACAACGGCGGCGGTGGCGGCAGCGAGTCGTCGCTCTCCGGCACCCTGTCCGGCGCGGGCGCCAGCTCGCAGGACGCCGCCCAGCAGGCGTGGATGGCCGGGTTCCAGGAGGCGAATCCGGACGTGACGGTCAACTACGACCCGATCGGTTCCGGTGGCGGCCGGGAGCAGTTCCTCGCCGGTGGCTCCGACTTCGGTGGCACGGACGCCTACCTCGACGACGAGGAGGTGGCGAAGGCCACGGAGCGGTGCGGCGAGCTCATCGAGATCCCGGCCTACGTCTCCCCGATCGCGGTCGTCTTCAACGTCGAGGGTGTGGAGGAGCTCAACCTCAAGCCCGGCACCATCGCCCAGATCTTCGACCAGAAGATCACCAAGTGGGACGACCCGGCCATCGCCGAGGACAACCCGGACGTGGAGCTGCCCGACACGGCCATCTCCCCGGTGAACCGCTCCGACGAGTCCGGGACCACGGAGAACTTCGTGGAGTACCTGTCCGCCACCGCCGGGGACGACTGGCCGCACGAGGTCAGCGGTGACTGGCCGGTCGCGGGCGGCGAGGCCGCCCAGGGCACCTCCGGCGTCGTCCAGGCGGTGACGAACGGCACCGGCACGATCGGCTACGCGGACGCCAGCCAGGCCGGTGACCTGGGCACCGTCAACGTCGGCGTGGGCGGGGAGTTCGTCGGCTACTCGCCGGAGGCGGCGGCCAAGGTGGTCGAGGTCTCCGACCGCGTCGAGGGCCGCGGCGAGTACGACTTCGCTTACGACCTGGCCCGGGACACCACCGAGGCGGGCACCTACCCGATCGTCCTGGTCTCCTACGCCATGGCCTGCTCCACCTACGAGGACGAGCAGACCGCCGAGCTGGTGCAGGCGTACCTGGCCTACATGGTCAGCGAGGAGGGCCAGGCGGCCGCCGCCGAGGCGGCGGGCTCCGCGCCGCTGTCGGACACGCTGCGCGAGCAGGCCGAGAAGGCCATCGAGGCCATCTCGGCGGGCTGA
- a CDS encoding ATP-binding protein, with protein sequence MTQRQTTSRTGRVEPLRLGLRLSGSRRGVRLARRLAVQQFTEWTGLPHHSDAAYAVALVTDELAANAVAHGTVPGRDFRLTLLLPTEGVLRVEVTDTRPERGLVHPVNAAATPDAESGRGLLLVAVYSARWGYACRDALTKTVWAEIAYR encoded by the coding sequence GTGACTCAACGACAGACCACCTCCCGGACCGGCCGCGTCGAACCCCTGCGACTGGGGCTGCGGCTCAGCGGCAGCCGTCGCGGTGTGCGGCTGGCGCGGCGGCTCGCCGTGCAGCAGTTCACCGAGTGGACCGGCCTTCCGCACCACTCCGACGCCGCGTACGCCGTCGCCCTCGTGACGGACGAACTGGCGGCCAACGCCGTCGCCCACGGCACCGTCCCCGGCCGTGACTTCAGGCTGACGCTGCTCCTGCCGACGGAGGGCGTCCTGCGCGTCGAGGTGACCGACACCCGGCCGGAACGCGGCCTCGTCCACCCGGTGAACGCGGCGGCCACACCGGACGCCGAATCGGGACGGGGGCTGCTCCTCGTCGCCGTCTACTCCGCACGCTGGGGGTACGCCTGCCGGGACGCCCTCACGAAGACGGTGTGGGCCGAGATCGCCTACCGGTGA
- a CDS encoding response regulator transcription factor, protein MTAKRTGPAVDGAQPAAEPGPGPGGLALGTDPVVLLADADERIRQGLTAHLAHYRVSVVHCADGASALLETGLRQPDVLLVSARLPVLDGTDVLRVIRRRTATPVVLGVGPDDTGLVASALADGASACVARPYRPREVARLLSLADVGGRDRLRPLSCGPITLDPSTYEVHVHGTPTAQLPLREFQLLHLLMRNPRTVITRARIRSEVWGDEAQRSNTITVHVRRLRERLGDDPHHPELIQTVRGVGYRLVPPA, encoded by the coding sequence GTGACAGCCAAGCGCACCGGGCCGGCGGTGGACGGCGCGCAGCCCGCCGCCGAGCCCGGGCCGGGCCCCGGCGGACTGGCGCTGGGCACCGACCCCGTCGTGCTGCTGGCGGACGCTGACGAAAGGATTCGCCAGGGCCTGACCGCCCACCTGGCCCACTACCGGGTGTCCGTCGTCCACTGCGCCGACGGGGCGAGCGCGCTGCTGGAGACCGGGCTGCGGCAGCCGGACGTCCTGCTGGTCTCCGCCCGACTGCCGGTGCTGGACGGCACGGACGTCCTCCGCGTCATCCGGCGGCGCACGGCAACCCCGGTGGTGCTCGGCGTCGGCCCGGACGACACCGGCCTGGTGGCCTCGGCGCTGGCGGACGGCGCGAGCGCGTGCGTCGCCCGCCCGTACCGGCCGCGCGAGGTCGCCCGGCTGCTCAGCCTGGCCGACGTGGGCGGCCGTGACCGGCTCCGGCCCCTCAGCTGCGGCCCGATCACCCTGGACCCGAGCACCTACGAGGTCCACGTGCACGGCACGCCAACGGCCCAACTCCCGCTGCGCGAGTTCCAACTGCTGCACCTGCTGATGCGCAACCCCCGCACGGTCATCACCCGGGCCCGCATCCGCTCCGAGGTGTGGGGCGACGAGGCCCAGCGGTCGAACACCATCACCGTGCACGTCCGGCGGCTGCGGGAACGGCTGGGCGACGACCCGCACCACCCGGAACTCATCCAGACCGTCCGCGGCGTCGGCTACCGCCTCGTCCCACCCGCCTGA
- the pstB gene encoding phosphate ABC transporter ATP-binding protein PstB, which yields MATRIEVSGLDIHYDRFLAVHDVSMDIEPRQVTALIGPSGCGKSTLLRALNRMHELVPGARVSGKVVLDGQDLYGPDVDPVRVRRHVGMVFQRPNPFPTMSVYDNVAAGLRLNHRRMPRSEMDGRVERSLRAANLWTEVRDRLHRPGSGLSGGQQQRLCIARAIAVEPDVLLMDEPCSALDPISTQAIEDLILELKSSYTIVIVTHNMQQAQRVSDTTGFFNLRAAGEPGVLVEMADTATLFTRPAKKATEDYVSGRFG from the coding sequence GTGGCCACACGTATTGAGGTCTCCGGCCTCGACATCCACTACGACCGCTTCCTGGCCGTGCACGACGTGTCGATGGACATCGAGCCCCGGCAGGTCACCGCGCTGATCGGCCCCTCCGGCTGCGGCAAGTCCACGTTGCTGCGCGCGCTGAACCGCATGCACGAACTCGTCCCCGGCGCCCGGGTGAGCGGGAAGGTGGTGCTGGACGGCCAGGATCTCTACGGGCCGGATGTGGACCCGGTGCGGGTGCGGCGGCACGTGGGCATGGTCTTCCAGCGGCCCAACCCGTTCCCGACGATGTCCGTGTACGACAACGTCGCGGCCGGGCTGCGGCTGAACCACCGGCGCATGCCGCGCTCGGAGATGGACGGCCGCGTCGAGCGGTCCCTGCGGGCGGCCAACCTGTGGACGGAGGTCCGCGACCGGCTGCACCGCCCCGGCTCCGGCCTCTCCGGCGGACAGCAGCAACGCCTGTGCATCGCCCGGGCGATCGCCGTCGAGCCGGACGTCCTGCTCATGGACGAGCCGTGCTCGGCGCTCGACCCCATCTCCACGCAGGCGATCGAGGACCTCATCCTGGAGCTCAAGTCCAGCTACACCATCGTCATCGTGACGCACAACATGCAGCAGGCCCAGCGCGTCAGCGACACCACGGGCTTCTTCAACCTGCGGGCCGCCGGTGAGCCCGGCGTTCTGGTGGAGATGGCGGACACCGCCACCCTCTTCACCCGGCCCGCCAAGAAGGCCACGGAGGACTACGTCTCCGGCCGCTTCGGCTGA
- a CDS encoding trypsin-like serine peptidase, translating into MPAARTARRPALALTAALAALALAATACGPDDADTDAKAGVSASPAAEGGEKDPGLGLPDELPDDLPDSLRDLEGWKKGGWEDWDKDGWLRDAQDFVNPYIEGLWDTGRMQEAEDHHKEVSEEDLASSSARTGTDPAPAAVEASEVDRPYHRHAAPVGKVFMDTPSGPMVCSGTVVKDPNNPGRSNLVATAGHCVHGGGDAGWFRNIMFVPSYNDRGRAPEQVTGAPSHEVAPYKMWWADWAQTTSYWIERGDALRGDAGASQDFAVLHVEPEDGSGKSLEETVGSALPINFDAPGPDELAGLSSYGYPAAPPYDGALMYTCTDRPGRLTVDPEQPAMYRIGCTMTGGTSGGGMYIAGPDGKAELVSVNSIGPRPATWLAGPYLGASAEGVFSAISEKFAGQG; encoded by the coding sequence ATGCCCGCTGCACGCACGGCCCGCCGCCCCGCCCTCGCCCTCACGGCCGCACTGGCCGCGCTGGCCCTGGCCGCCACGGCCTGCGGCCCCGACGACGCGGACACCGACGCCAAGGCCGGCGTCTCCGCGTCGCCCGCCGCCGAAGGCGGCGAGAAGGACCCGGGGCTCGGCCTGCCCGACGAGCTGCCGGACGATCTGCCCGACTCCCTGAGGGACCTGGAGGGCTGGAAGAAGGGCGGCTGGGAGGACTGGGACAAGGACGGCTGGCTCCGCGACGCCCAGGACTTCGTCAACCCCTACATCGAGGGCCTGTGGGACACCGGCCGCATGCAGGAGGCGGAGGACCACCACAAGGAGGTCAGCGAGGAGGACCTGGCCTCCTCCTCCGCGCGGACCGGCACGGACCCGGCACCGGCGGCGGTCGAGGCGTCCGAGGTGGACCGGCCCTACCACCGGCACGCCGCCCCCGTCGGCAAGGTGTTCATGGACACTCCGAGCGGTCCGATGGTCTGTTCCGGGACGGTCGTCAAGGACCCGAACAACCCGGGCAGGTCCAACCTCGTGGCCACCGCCGGCCACTGCGTGCACGGCGGCGGCGACGCGGGCTGGTTCCGCAACATCATGTTCGTGCCGTCCTACAACGACCGGGGACGCGCGCCGGAGCAGGTGACCGGCGCGCCGTCGCACGAGGTCGCGCCCTACAAGATGTGGTGGGCGGACTGGGCCCAGACGACGTCCTACTGGATCGAGCGCGGCGACGCGCTGCGCGGCGACGCCGGGGCCTCGCAGGACTTCGCCGTGCTACACGTCGAGCCCGAGGACGGTTCGGGGAAGTCGCTGGAGGAGACCGTCGGAAGCGCCCTGCCGATCAACTTCGACGCCCCGGGACCCGACGAGCTGGCCGGGCTCAGCTCCTACGGCTACCCGGCGGCGCCGCCCTACGACGGGGCGCTGATGTACACCTGCACCGACCGTCCCGGACGGCTCACGGTCGACCCCGAGCAGCCGGCGATGTACCGGATCGGGTGCACGATGACCGGCGGCACCTCCGGCGGCGGCATGTACATCGCGGGCCCGGACGGCAAGGCGGAGCTGGTCTCCGTCAACTCGATCGGCCCGCGTCCGGCGACCTGGCTCGCCGGGCCCTACCTCGGTGCCTCGGCCGAGGGCGTCTTCTCCGCGATCAGCGAGAAGTTCGCCGGTCAGGGCTGA
- the pstC gene encoding phosphate ABC transporter permease subunit PstC yields the protein MPITTETTGRRGTPLRLGDRVFSGASTGAGVLILVVLAGVAAFLLVEAWPAVTAPAEDIPGGEGVALYVWPLLFGTLLSALLALAIAAPLSVAIALFITQYAHRRVATTLGYVIDLLAAVPSIIFGLWGVSQLAPLTVDPTGWLAENLGFIPLFEGPASSTGRTMLTVALVLAIMILPINTAVVREAFRQTPRLHEEASWALGATRSEMIRMSVLPFGRSAIIGGSMLGLGRALGETMAVAMVLSTSGGVTFNLISNGNPSTIAANIALQFPESTGIKVNALIASGLVLFAVTLAVNMTARAVINRRREFSGAN from the coding sequence GTGCCCATCACCACCGAGACCACCGGTCGGCGGGGAACGCCGCTGCGGCTGGGGGACCGGGTCTTCTCCGGTGCGTCGACCGGGGCCGGCGTGCTGATCCTGGTCGTGCTGGCGGGGGTGGCCGCGTTCCTGCTCGTCGAGGCCTGGCCCGCCGTCACCGCGCCGGCCGAGGACATCCCCGGCGGCGAGGGCGTCGCGCTGTACGTGTGGCCGCTGCTGTTCGGCACGCTGCTGTCGGCCCTGCTCGCCCTGGCGATCGCCGCACCGCTGTCGGTGGCGATCGCGCTGTTCATCACCCAGTACGCGCACCGCCGCGTGGCCACCACGCTGGGCTACGTCATCGACCTGCTGGCCGCCGTGCCGAGCATCATCTTCGGTCTGTGGGGCGTCTCCCAGCTGGCACCGCTGACCGTGGACCCCACCGGCTGGCTCGCGGAGAACCTCGGCTTCATCCCGCTGTTCGAAGGGCCGGCGTCCTCCACCGGACGCACGATGCTCACCGTCGCGCTGGTGCTGGCCATCATGATCCTCCCGATCAACACGGCTGTGGTCCGTGAGGCGTTCCGGCAGACGCCGCGGCTGCACGAGGAGGCGTCCTGGGCACTGGGCGCGACGCGCTCGGAGATGATCCGCATGTCCGTGCTGCCGTTCGGACGTTCGGCGATCATCGGCGGCTCCATGCTCGGACTGGGCCGGGCGCTCGGCGAGACGATGGCCGTGGCCATGGTCCTGTCCACCTCGGGCGGAGTGACCTTCAACCTGATCAGCAACGGCAATCCGTCGACGATCGCCGCCAACATCGCGCTGCAGTTCCCCGAGTCGACGGGCATCAAGGTCAACGCCCTCATCGCGTCCGGGCTCGTGCTCTTCGCCGTGACCCTCGCGGTCAACATGACAGCGCGCGCGGTGATCAACCGGCGGCGCGAATTCTCGGGAGCCAACTGA
- a CDS encoding DUF397 domain-containing protein: protein MSVERVTRNADRLLWFKSSYSGSGGGDCVEVAADGDAVYVRDSKAAANGPVLRVSQDTWAAFMSHTATA from the coding sequence ATGAGCGTGGAGCGGGTAACCCGGAACGCCGACAGGCTTCTCTGGTTCAAGAGCAGCTACAGCGGCTCCGGCGGCGGGGACTGCGTCGAGGTCGCGGCTGACGGCGACGCCGTCTACGTCCGTGACTCCAAGGCGGCGGCGAACGGACCCGTCCTCCGCGTCAGCCAGGACACCTGGGCCGCCTTCATGAGCCACACGGCGACCGCATAG
- the pstA gene encoding phosphate ABC transporter permease PstA, translating into MPTPTSTSTKSTDPDERHAPASEPLTHGTLPAAGPPLVLLGSLVAAAVLWLLGWNPAVSGLVAAVGYTAVVYAWSRAVEEARAARDRLITAVVSSAFLLAMLPLISVLATVVSRGLTRFDGEFFTHSMRGVVAEGGGVHHAIFGTLIITGLTTLISVPVGLLTAVYLVEYGRGRLARAITFFVDVMTGIPSIVAGLFAYALFVLFFGPGVRMGIAGAVALSVLMIPVVVRSAEEMLKLVPNELREASYALGVPKWRTILRIVLPTALAGIATGVTLAIARVIGETAPLLITVGITTSDNFNPFDGRMATLSVFSYYEYVSPGVPPEASLDRAWAAALVLILIVMALNLVARLISRLFAPKSA; encoded by the coding sequence ATGCCCACCCCCACCTCCACCTCCACGAAGTCCACCGACCCCGACGAGCGCCACGCGCCGGCGTCCGAGCCGTTGACGCACGGAACCCTGCCCGCCGCGGGGCCGCCGCTGGTGCTTCTGGGGTCCCTCGTGGCGGCCGCCGTGCTGTGGCTGCTGGGCTGGAACCCGGCGGTCAGCGGCCTGGTCGCGGCGGTCGGCTACACCGCCGTCGTCTACGCCTGGTCCCGCGCGGTGGAGGAGGCGCGGGCCGCCCGGGACCGGCTGATCACCGCGGTCGTCTCCTCGGCGTTCCTGCTGGCGATGCTGCCGCTGATCTCGGTGCTGGCCACCGTCGTCAGCCGTGGCCTGACCCGCTTCGACGGCGAGTTCTTCACGCACTCGATGCGGGGCGTGGTCGCCGAGGGCGGCGGCGTCCACCACGCGATCTTCGGCACGCTCATCATCACCGGGCTGACGACGCTGATCTCCGTCCCGGTGGGCCTGCTGACGGCCGTGTACCTCGTCGAGTACGGGCGCGGCCGGCTCGCCCGCGCCATCACCTTCTTCGTCGACGTGATGACGGGCATCCCCTCCATCGTGGCCGGGCTGTTCGCCTACGCGCTGTTCGTGCTGTTCTTCGGGCCGGGCGTACGCATGGGCATCGCGGGCGCGGTGGCGCTCAGCGTGCTGATGATCCCCGTCGTGGTGCGCTCGGCGGAGGAGATGCTGAAGCTCGTCCCGAACGAGCTGCGCGAGGCGTCCTACGCGCTGGGCGTGCCGAAGTGGCGCACGATCCTGCGCATCGTGCTGCCGACGGCGCTGGCCGGCATCGCGACCGGCGTCACGCTGGCCATCGCGCGGGTGATCGGGGAGACGGCTCCCCTGCTGATCACCGTCGGCATCACGACGAGCGACAACTTCAACCCCTTCGACGGGCGCATGGCGACGCTCTCGGTGTTCTCGTACTACGAGTACGTCTCGCCCGGCGTACCGCCGGAGGCGTCGCTCGACCGGGCGTGGGCGGCGGCCCTCGTGCTGATCCTCATCGTCATGGCGCTCAACCTCGTGGCCCGGTTGATCTCCCGCCTCTTCGCGCCCAAGAGCGCGTGA